The following proteins come from a genomic window of Lemur catta isolate mLemCat1 chromosome 4, mLemCat1.pri, whole genome shotgun sequence:
- the TP53I3 gene encoding LOW QUALITY PROTEIN: quinone oxidoreductase PIG3 (The sequence of the model RefSeq protein was modified relative to this genomic sequence to represent the inferred CDS: deleted 1 base in 1 codon), translating into MLAVHFDKPGGPENLYLKEVPKPSPGEGEVLLKVAASALNRADLVQRQGQYAPPPGASSILGLEASGHVVELGPGCQGQWKIGDPAMALLPGGGQAQYVTIPEGLLMPIPEGLSLTQAAAIPEAWLTAFQLLHLLGNVRAGDSVLIHAGLSGVGTAAIQLTQMAGAIPLVTAGSQHKLQMAEKLGAAAGFNYKEEDFSEATLKFTKGAGANLILDCIGGSYWEKNVNCLALDGHWILYGLMGGADISGPLFSKLLFKRGSLITTLLRSRDKEYKQMLVKAFTEQILPHFSTEGPQRLLPVVDRVYPVTEIQEAHSSWRLTRTWAKSSWSCPSEGGGGSTGQGHPKLFQR; encoded by the exons ATGTTGGCCGTGCACTTTGACAAGCCGGGAGGACCAGAAAACCTCTACCTGAAGGAGGTGCCGAAGCCGAGCCCGGGGGAGGGGGAAGTCCTCCTGAAGGTGGCAGCCAGCGCCCTGAACCGGGCGGACTTAGTCCAG AGACAAGGCCAGTatgccccacccccaggagccAGCAGCATTTTGGGACTCGAGGCATCTGGACACGTGGTAGAGCTGGGGCCTGGCTGCCAGGGGCAGTGGAAGATTGGGGACCCAGCCATGGCTCTGCTGCCTGGTGGGGGCCAGGCTCAGTATGTCACCATCCCCGAAGGGCTCCTCATGCCTATCCCAGAGGGACTGTCCCTGACCCAGGCTGCAGCCATCCCGGAGGCCTGGCTCACTGCCTTCCAGCTGTTACATCTCTTGG GAAACGTGCGGGCTGGAGACTCTGTGCTAATCCATGCAGGATTGAGTGGTGTGGGCACAGCTGCCATCCAGCTCACCCAGATGGCCGGAGCTATTCCTCTGGTCACAGCTGGCTCCCAGCACAAACTTCAAATGGCAGAAAAGCTTGGAGCAGCTGCTGGATTCAATTACAAAGAAGAGGATTTTTCTGAAGCAACACTGAAATTCACTAAAG GTGCTGGAGCTAACCTTATTCTAGACTGCATAGGCGGATCTTACTGGGAGAAGAATGTCAACTGCCTGGCTCTTGATGGTCACTGGATTCTCTATGGTCTGATGGGAGGAGCTGACATCAGTGGGCCCCTGTTTTCAAAGCTACTTTTCAAACGAGGAAGTCTAATCACCACTTTGCTGAGATCTAGGGACAAAGAG TACAAGCAAATGCTGGTGAAAGCTTTCACGGAACAAATTCTGCCCCACTTCTCCACGGAGGGCCCCCAACGTCTACTGCCGGTTGTAGACAGAGTCTACCCAGTGACCGAAATCCAAGAAGCTCAT AGTTCATGGAGGCTAACAAGAACGTGGGCAAAATCGTCCTGGAGCTGCCCCAGtgaaggaggagggggcagtACAGGACAGGGTCACCCTAAGCTTTTCCAGAGATAA